CAACGGGCAGCTGCGGCCGGTGTCGGTGCGCGACCGGTCGATCGCCAGCGAGATCCCGGCCGCGGAGAAAGCCGACAAAGCCAACCCCGGCCACGTCGCGGCGCCGTTCGCCGGTGTCGTCACTCTCGCGGTGGCCGAAGGCGATTCGGTCGCGGCGGGCGACACCATCGGCACCATCGAGGCGATGAAGATGGAAGCCGCGATCACCGCGCCGCGGGCGGGCACCGTCGGCCGCGTCGCCATCGGCGCCGTGCAACAGGTCGAAGGCGGCGACCTGCTCATCGAGCTGACGGTCCGGGAGTCGTCCGCCGGATGACGCGGATCGTCGCCGGAACGGCGGGCGGGCGGCGCCTCCGGGTGCCGCCCGCGGGCACCAGGCCGACCTCCGACCGGGTGCGGGAGGCGCTGTTCAGCGCGTTGGACGCTCGGCTGGACTTCGCGGGCACGCGGGTGCTGGACCTGTACGCGGGTTCCGGCGCGCTCGGGCTGGAAGCGTTGTCACGCGGTGCGCAGCACGCGCTGCTGGTCGAGTCCGACCGCAAGGCGGCGGCGGTGGTCCGCGGCAATATCGCCGAGCTGGGGCTGCCCGGCGCGGAATTGCGCGTCGCGACCGTGGCCGGTGTGCTGCAACTGGGCGGGGCGGGCGTTTTCGACGTGGTGTTCTCCGACCCGCCCTATGCGCTGGACAACGCCGTGGTGCTCGCCGACCTGCGGTCGCTGACCGAGCACGGCTGGCTGCGCCCCGGTGCGTTCGTCGTGCTGGAGCGTTCGGCGCGCTCGCCCGAAACGGCTTGGCCCGCAGGCTTCGTCCCGGCCAAGCCGCGCCGATACGGCGAAACCCGCATCGATCTGGCGGAGTACGAGCCGGACGCCTAGACGCGGACCGGCCACTCGCGCCCGGCCGGGTGAGTCCTGCTAGCGTCGCCTCATGGCAGGAGCACTGTGCCCCGGATCGTTCGACCCCGTGACCTACGGACACCTCGACGTCTTCACCCGGGCCGCGGCCCAGTTCGACGAGGTCGTCATCACCGTCATGATCAATCCGAAGAAGCAGGGCATGTTCACCGTCGAGGAGCGCATGGAGATGCTGCGCGAGTCGACCGCGCACCTGGGCAACGTGCGGGTGGAGTCGTGGCAGGGCCTGACGGTGGATTTCGCCCGCGAGCAGGGCATCACCGCGATCGTGAAGGGTCTGCGCGACGCGGGCGACTTCGGCTACGAACTGCAGATGGCGCAGATGAACAAGAAGCTCTCGGGGGTGGACACCTTCTTCATCGCCACCAACCCGTCCTTCAGCTTCCTGTCCAGCTCACTGGTCAAGGAGGTCGCCGCGTACGGCGGCGACGTCACCGACATGCTGCCCCCCTCGGTGCACAAGCGCCTCGTCGACCGTCTGGCCGAGCGCAAGAACTGACGGAGAACCCGCCAGCGGCGGGGGAGCCCTAGAAGACCAGCCCACGCAGGGCGAGGAAGCGCATGCCGCCGACCGCGGCGGTGATCGCCAGGATGGCGGCGGCCTGCGCGGTGTCTCCGAGGCCGGGAGCCCAGAGGCCGAGCGCGGCCAGCGCCGCGGTCGTGACGCCGAGGCCGACGAGCGCGAGCCCACCGCCTTCCCACTGGGCGGTGAACCAGCCGACCCGTGCCGCGGCGTGGAAGGTGAGCTGACGGTGCAGTTCGTTGGCGATCATCGTGCTGACGATGGAGCCGACGACGTTGGCGACCAGCGGCCCGACGCCGTGCATGGCGAAGAACAGCAGGACGTAGGCGATGTTGCTGGACCCGCCCACCAGCGCGAAACGGATCAGCTGCGCGAACGCGCGATCGCCGCGCAGATAGCGGGTGAGCTGTCCGAACCTGGTCGCGACCGAGGTCGTCGGCAACACGGGGTATGGGCCCACCCACGGCACGAAGAAGCTGGTGGCGCTCCCTCCACCCGGTCGGGGTAGTTCCAGAACAGTCATCGTCTTTCCGATCGAACACAGGCCATCGGCAGAGACAACGGCGATGGTGATCGCCCGCTTCCCCGTCGACTCTTGGCAGGTTCCGTTCCTCGCGCATGTTCAGCGATCGCTGACGCGTCGGAACCTGTCAACATTCGACGGCAGGTTGCCCGTACCTCCGGCTTCCTGGTCCGCGATCCGGGGACCGCGGTAGGGGTGAAGATCTTGGTCGACCTTCCAGAAGAATGTAACACGAAGCGGAGAGGCGGTCTCCACTTGATTTCTGTGGCGTGCGAGACACTGGCCCGACACACCGGAAAGTGACTCGGCACGAGCGGTGACGACGGGCACACTGGGGCTCGGCGGAAAGTTTCGCCGTGAGTCCGCAGGAGGGTAGTGAGCATGTATCGCGTATTCGAAGCGCTCGACGAACTGGTCGCCATTGTCGAAGAGGCCCGCGGCATCCCGCCGACCCGCAGCTGCATCGTGCCGCGCGGCGACGTGCTCGAGCTACTCGACGACGTCCGCGACGCGCTGCCCGGCGAACTCGACGACGCCCAGGACGTGCTCGACCATCGCGACAAGATCGTCTCCGATGCCAGGACCGCGGCCGAGACCGCCGTGACCGGCGCGAACGAGCAGGCCGAGCGCACCATCGGCTCCGCGCGCGAGGAAGCCGACCGCATCCTGGCCGACGCCAAGGCGCATGCCGACCGCATGGTCGCCGAGGCGAGCGCGCACGCCGATCGTCTCGTCGCCTCCGCTCAGGAGGAAGCCGACCGCGTGGTGGCCGACGGGAATGCCGAATACGAGGCGGTGACCGGACGGGCGCGCGTCGAGTCCGAGCGGATGATCGAGGCGGGCAAGGCCGCCTACGACCGTTCCGTCGCCGAAGGGCTCGCCGAGCAGGAGCGGCTGGTCACGCAGACCGAGGTGGTCCGCGCCGCGCACGCCGAATCGGCCAGGGTGATCGACGCCGCGCATGCCGAAGCCGATCGCCTGCGCGAGGAATGCGACCACTACGTCGACTCCAGGCTGGCCGATTTCGAGGAGACGCTGACCAGCACGCTGCGCACGGTCGGACGGGGGCGGCATCAGCTGCGCAGCGGGGCGGGCGCACCCGACTACGCCGGCGAATTCCGCAGGTAGCGGCGTCGAACGGAGTGGGGCGGGTTTGGGTCCGTCCCGCATGATCGCGTATTGTTGAGTGGTTGCCCGTATCCCTCGATCGTGAGTGAGTTCGTGATGCCCGCCGGTTCCGGTTCCGCGTCGCGTCCGCAGTCGGCCAAGCGCCGGCTGCCGGACGGTGGTTTCGTGCTGGACACCCGCAGCCTCGGTCGCAGGCCGGGGACCATGCGCGAGCTGCGCCGCACCGTCACCACCGAGCAGCGGATCGGCCTGGATCTGATCGCCGTTCCCGTGGGCGCGCAGGTGGAACTCGACCTGCAGTTGCAGGCGGTGTCCGAGGGTGTGCTGGTCACCGGGACGGTGTCCGCGCCGGTCGAAGGCGAGTGCTCGCGCTGCCTCGAGCCGTTCGGCGACGAGATCACCTTGCAAGTGACCGAGTTGTTCGCTTACCCGCACAGCACCACGGAGCAGACCACCGAGGACGACGAGGTCTACCGCATGGTCGACGACCTCATCGATCTGGAGCCCGTGGTGATCGACGCCGTCGGCCTGGAGCTGCCGCTGCAGCCGCTGTGCACGCCCGATTGCGCGGGATTGTGCCCGGAATGCGGCGTACGGATGGCGATTGCGGGATCCGACCACCGGCATGAGATACTTGACCCTCGCTGGGCCGGACTGGCTAAATTCGCCTCCGGATCGCCCGGCACCGGCAGCCCCGACGAGGGTGCGGCCGACCGAGACCACTGAGCAATACCGATCAGCCGAACCGGCAGAGCAATCAGACAGAGGAGAAGTAGTCGTGGCCGTTCCCAAGCGCCGGATGTCCCGTTCCAACACCAGGTCGCGGCGCAGCCAGTGGAAGGCCACCGCGCCGACCCTGATCACCTGCCCGAACCGCGCGTGCGGCGAGAAGACTCTCCCGCACATCGCGTGCCCGTCCTGCGGCACCTACAAGGGCCGCCAGGTCACCGCCGCGGTCTGATCGTTCGACCTGTCGTAGCAACGTGACCGACGAACCCGACTCGTCCGGTGAACACGCGAGCCTGCTCGCCGCGTTGGGCGTCGATGTGCAGCCGGACCTGTTGCGTCTCGCGCTGACCCATCGCTCGTACGCGTACGAGAACGGCGGTCTGCCGACGAACGAGCGTCTCGAGTTCCTCGGCGACTCCGTGCTCGGGCTGAGCATCACCGAACGGCTGTATCACGAACATCCCTCGAAGAGCGAGGGTGAGCTGGCCAAACTGCGCGCGAGCGTGGTGAACATGCGCGCCCTCGCGGAAGTGGCCCGCGGGCTCGGCGAAGGCGGCCTCGGTGTGCACCTGCTGCTCGGCAAAGGTGAGGAACTCACCGGCGGCCGGGACAAGGAGAGCATCCTCGCCGACGGCATGGAGTCGCTGCTCGGCGCCGTGCATCTGCAGCACGGCATCGAAGTGGCTCGCTCCGTGGTGTTGCGGCTGTTCGCGGAGCTGCTCGAGCGTGGACCGCGCATGGGCGCGGGCCTGGACTGGAAGACGAGCCTGCAGGAACTCACCGCCGAGCGTGGTCTCGGCGTGCCCAGCTACGAGATCACCTCGACGGGGCCGGACCACGACAAGGAATTCACCGCCACCACGGTGGTCGGCGGACGAGCCTACGGGCAAGGTGTAGGCCGGTCGAAGAAGGAAGCCGAGCAGAAGGCCGCGGGGGCCGCCTACGAGGCGCTGACCGCCGAAACCTGACGTGCCCGAACTACCCGAGGTCGAGGTCGTGCGACGCGGGCTCGCCGAACATGCGGTGGGCCGGGTCGTCGAATCGGTGGCGATCACCCATCCCCGCTCGGTGCGCCGCCATCTCGAAGGCGCCGCCGATCTCGCCGCCCGGCTGACCGGCCTCGAGGTCGAGTCGGCCGAGCGGCGCGGCAAATTCCTCTGGCTGACCTTCGACGACCCGGAAGCGGCCCTGGTCGTGCATCTCGGCATGAGCGGTCAGATGCTGGTCCAGCCCATGGACGCGCCGTTGGAGAAGCACGCGCATATCCGCGCCACCTTCGGCGACGGCACCCAGCTGCGCTTCGTCGACCAGCGCACTTTCGGCGGCTGGGCGCTCGCCCCGCTGGTCGAGGTGGACGGTACCCTGGTGCCGCAGCCCGTCGCGCACATCGCCCGCGACCCGCTGGACCCGCGTTTCGACGTCGAGTCCGTGGTCGCCGCCATCCGGGGCAAACAGAGTGAGATCAAACGCGTCCTGCTCGATCAAGGCGTCGTCTCCGGGATCGGCAACATCTACGCCGACGAGGCGCTGTGGCGTGCGAAGATCCACGGCGGCCGGCTCGCCTCGGGGCTGTCGCGGCCCGCGGTGCGCGGGTTGCTGGCCGAAGTCGGCGCGGTGATGGGCGAAGCGCTCGCGGCGGGCGGTACCTCGTTCGACGCGCTCTATGTGAACGTCAACGGCCAGTCGGGCTACTTCGAACGCTCGCTCGCCGTATACGGTCGGGAGCACGAACCGTGTCGCCGGTGTGGTGCGCCGATCATTCGGGAGCGGTTCATGAACCGCTCGTCCTACTCCTGCCCGCGCTGCCAGCCGAAGCCTCGTCGTCGGTAGCGCGGGCGAGCTACCGTTTCCTCAGGGCGGTTCGGAATGTCAGCCGACCGTGAGGAAGGGAAGCATGCGCAAGCTCACCTATTACGTCGCGTCGACCATTGACGGATTCATCGCCACCGAGGACGGCTCGGTCGATTTCTTCCCCGTCGGCGGCGATCACGGTCCGTCTATCAACGCGCAGTACCCCGAGACGCTGCCGACCAAGGTGCGCGAGGCGATCGGGTTGGAGGAACGCAATCGCTACTTCGACACGGTGCTGATGGGGCGCAAGACGCACGACTTCGGCGTCCGCACCGGCACCTCGACTCCGTACGCGCACCTGCGGCAGTTCGTGGTCTCGACCACGCTGCCCGAGAGCCCGGATCCGGCCGTCGAGCTGATCTCGGAGAACCCGGTCGAGCGGGTCCGTGCGCTCAAGCGGGAGAGCGGATTGGGCATCTGGCTGTGCGGTGGTGGCGAACTGGCGCAGGTGCTGCTGCCGGAGATCGACCAGATCTTCCTCAAGCTCTACCCGATCGTGCTCGGCCGCGGCCGAGCGCTGTTCGGCGCCGGGTCGCGGCTGCCGGAACCGGCCAAGTTCCGGGTGATCACCAGCACGGTGTTCGAGGACGGGGTGGCGTTCGTCAAATACAGCCGGGTGCCGTAGCGCGTGCCGGACCAGCAACCGAGTGGCATGCCGGACCAGGCCGCGGCGCCCGGTCCGGAGGCGGCGTTGCGGGAGATCGGCTTCTGGCTCGAGCGCTCCCGGGCGGAAACCCATCGGGTGAAGGCGTACCGGCGCGCCGCCGACGTCGTGGCGGGATTGCCCGCCGACGAGCGCGAGGCGCGCCGGGCGGCCCGCAGCTGGACCGAGCTCGCGGGCATCGGACCCAAGACCGCCGCCGTCATCGAACAGGCGTACGCGGGTGAGGTGCCGCGCTACCTGGCCGAGTTGCGCGCGGCCGCGCAGCCGATCGGAGCCCCGGGCAAGCCGTTGCGGGAGCGACTGCGCGGCGATCTGCACACGCACTCGAATTGGTCCGACGGCGGCAGCCCGATCGAGGAGATGATGCGGGTGGCGGCCGCGCTCGGGCACGAATACTGCGCCCTGACCGATCATTCGCCGCGCCTGACCGTGGCCAACGGATTGTCCGCCGACCGGCTGCGCAAGCAGCTGGACGTAGTGGCCGAGCTCAACGAGCGGATGGCGCCGTTCCGCATCCTCACCGGCATCGAAGTGGACATTCTCGACGACGGCGCCCTCGACCAGCAGGCGGATCTGCTGGCCCGGCTGGACATCGTCGTGGCGAGCGTGCATTCGCACCTGCGCGACGACAGCGCCACCATGACCAAACGGATGGCGTACGCGGTCGCCGACCCCAACGTCGACGTGCTCGGCCACTGCACCGGGCGGCTGGTCGCGGGTGGTCGCGGCACCCGGCCGGAGTCGACGTTCGACGCCGAGGTGGTGTTCGAGGCATGCCGCACCTACGGCACCGCCGTGGAGATCAACAGCAGGCCCGAACGACTCGACCCTCCTTCGCGCTTGCTGCGACTCGCGGCCGAGATGGGCTGTCACTTCTCGATCGACACCGACGCGCACGCACCCGGCCAGCTCGACTGGCAGGGTTACGGCTGTGAGCGCGCGGTCGCGAACGGTGTCGCGGCGGAACGGGTGATCAACACCTGGCCGCTGGCGGATCTCCTCGCCTGGACTCGCGCGCAAGGGTGACCGCGGGGTCAACTATTGTCGAATACTCCGACATTGCCTGTGTCGGAACTGGATTGCCGCCGAGAATGAGGGCCACACGGATTGCTGGGGGTGGGATCAACTGGTGGGCGACTTTCCGCTCGAAATCGTACTCGCGCTCATCGGTATCGCCGTGCCCGTCGGGGCGTTCCTGTGGGAGTTCGTCTTCGCAGGCCGTAGGCGACTCGGCTATCGGGTACAGATGGACACCCCGGTCACCGGTGAGATCGAGTCGGTGTTCCCCGGAGTGCTGCCGCAGCTGCGCCCGTCGTCCGACGGAGCCAGTCCGGACCTGAAGGACATCTCGGTCGTGCTGGTGCGCATCGAGAACAGTGGCGTCACGACGATCGATACCCATGACTACAAGGCGCCGGACGCCGCGCGGATCGGCTTGCACCTGCGCTTTCCGCAGCGCAGGGTGATCGGGATGGCGGTGAACGAACTCAGCGATCCCGCGCTGGCCGACAACCTCGACGCCGACTCCGGCATCGCGGTGCGCGAGGACACCGGCGGGCACATCGGCGTGATCGATCTGCCGAAGGTGCCGCTCGGGCCCGGCGATCATTACAAGATCCTGGCGATCCTGCAGCGTTCCGAAGGCGTCGGCGAATATCCGCAACCGGTGCTGCGGGGCGGCATCAAAGGCGGGCGGATCACCGAGACTCGCAGCCGCACCGGGATTCCCCTGATGATGGTCGCGCTCACCGTGTTCTTGGTGCTGGTGATCGTCGTCCAGCTGGTGGTGGCCGCGCTGGAGCCGTCGCCGACGCCACTGAACTGCGCCTCGGGAAAACTGACCGTGGTCGGGTCGTCGGCGTTCGGGCCGGTGCTCGAGGAAGCCGCCCGGCAGTACCGGAAGCGTTGCACCGAGGCGGATTTCGCCTTCGGCTTCGAAGGCACCGAGCGCGGATTGGACCGGCTCGCCGAAGAGGGCGCGGGCAACGCAGGGTTGCTCGCCATCACCGACGGCGCGAAGGGCAGTGGTTATCCGGCGTTGGTGCACCGTCCGCTCGCGTTGTCGCTGTTCGCCCTGGTCGTGCATCCCGGCGTCGGGGTCCGCGGTCTCACCGTCGCCCAGGTCCAGGATCTGTACCGGGGCAAGATCGGCAACTGGCGGGCGGTGGGCGGTCCGGACCTGCCGGTGGTGCTGGTCAACCGCACCCCGGGCTCGGGTTCGCGGAACACGCTCGAGCGCAGGTTGCTCGACGGCTCCCAGCCGGATCGCTCGCACCTGAGCTGCACGGCGCTGAAGGGCACGGTCATCACCGAGCCCGCGCACTGCGAGGTGCAGGTGACCGCCGACATGCGCAAGGCGGTGGCCGAGATCCCCGGCGCCATCGGCTATGCGGAGTTCTCCGAGGCCGTCGACGCGGGTTTGCCGACTCTCGTGATCGACGGTGTGGCCCCCGGCCGCGACGCCGCTGTGCGGCGCACCTATCCCTTCTGGGGAGTCGAGTACGCCTACAGCAACGGCGAGTTGCCCGGGGACTCGCTGGCCGCGAGTTTCCTGCACTTCCTCACCGATCAGACCGGCAAAGAGGTGCTGCGCGCGCACGGCAACGCACCGTGCGCCGACCTGCCCGACCCCGGCCGCTGCCTGCCGGATCGGTGAACTCCGCGCGCTGGGAGCGCCGAGGTGCCGGTGGGCTGGGCGACGATGACCGCATGACGAAAGTCCCTCTGCGCGAGTTGAATCGGACGCTCCTGGTCCACACGACGACTTCGCCGCGCCGCTGCGCGATCGCTCGGTGGTGCGCTCCACCATGATTCGACGGGGCGAACCCCTTTCGCCCGGCGCTTCCCGGGCAGGCACCCGCGCGGACTCGCCGAAACCGGCGAGCTGCTGGTGCCGCTGACGCACGGCCTCGAGCCAGACGTATGGAGCGGTGGCGCGATCGGCACGTCACGGTCGGGCCGGAGCCGAAGCCCTGCTGCGGTTCGTCGTGGCCGGTGGCGACGCCACCCCGGCCGGCCACGATCCGTAGGTCGTCCTCGACGGGTGATGCGCTGCGGTCGACAAGGCGGGGCCTCCGGCTTACCCATCGGTTGCCGAACGAACGCTGGGCGGCGCGATTTTTCCCGAACTGTTTGGTTTGAAGATCCCCGTCTGAGGTACCTCCCTCTCGGCCCCCCTGCTCATGCCGACGGCGTGACCAGGCCAACCAAGCCCCATGGACGGCGGTGCAGCTAGGTCTTCACCCCCGCCGCGGCGGCCACTTAGTTCAGTTCGGCGCCCGGTACTCCGAGTGCTGGGTGAATGCGAGTGAGTGCTATTTGGTTGTCCCTGGAAGGAGGGTCATGAGCGCGCTTTCCGTGCCGATTTCCGCGCAGGCGTCGTCCGATCTGGAGATGCCGTCGTGCGACTACTTGTCGACAGACCGTTCCAGCGGCCCGTTTCGCATCGCGATGGTCGTGCCGCCGTACTTCGACGTGCCGCCCAAGGCGTACGGCGGCGTCGAGGCCGTGGTGGCCGATCTGGTCGACGCGTTGGTGGCCCGTGGCCACGACGTCACGCTGCTGGGCGCGGGGGAGCCGGGGACGAAGGCGAAGTTCGTGCCGGTGTGGGAGCGGGCGCTGCCCGAGCGGCTCGGAGAGCCGTTCCCCGAGGTCGTGCACGCGCTGCGGGTGCGCCGCGCCATCGAGGAGCTGGTGGCCACCTCGGGTATCGATCTGGTGCACGACCACACCTTCGCGGGCCCGCTCAACGCGACCGTCTTCCAGAACATGGGCTTGCCGACGGTGCTCACCGTGCACGGGCCGGTCGAGGACGACATCTACCGCTACTACCAGGATCTGGGCGACGAAGTGGCGCTGGTGGCGATCAGCGACCGCCAGCGCGAACTGGCGCCGGGTCTGAATTGGTCCGGGCGCGTGCACAACGCGCTGCACGTCGACGACTGGCCGTTCCGGGTGGAGAAGGACGACTACGCGCTGTTCCTCGGCCGGTTCAACGAGTGCAAGGCGCCGCACCTCGCGCTGGAGGCCGCGCACGCCGCCGGGATCCCGCTCGTGCTGGCGGGCAAGTGCAGCGAGCGTCCGGAGCAGGCCTATTTCGAGGCCAAGGTGCGGCCGCTGTTGACGGAAAACGATCACGTGTTCGGTCTCGCCGACGCGGCGGCCAAGCGTAAGCTGCTTGCGAATGCGCGTTGCCTGTTGTTCCCAATCCGCTGGGAGGAACCGTTCGGCATGGTGATGATCGAATCCATGGTCTGTGGCACGCCGGTGGTCGCGCTGCGCGGCGGGGCGGTGTCCGAGGTGATCGTCGACGGCGTGACCGGCCGCATCTGCGAGGATCCCGCCGAGTTGCCCGCGGCCATCGAGGAGGTCAGGAGCATCGATCCGTACGCGTGCCGAGCCCACGTGCAGGCGAATTTCGGCTCCGACACGCTCGGCTTCGGTTACGAGCAGGTGTATCGCCGGGTGTTGCGTTCCAAGAAGCGGTTCGGCGCCGCGCCGGTGGACCTCGCGGCGCCTGCTGCCGCGCCGCTCGACGACGCCCCGGCGCCCGGCGCCGCGCCGATCCGGATCGCGGCGAGCGGATAGGCGTGACCGATTCCGCACCGTTGAGCCCCGCCCCCCTGAACTCCGGTGAGCCGACCGGGTTCGGGGGGTGCGGTTCGGTGACCCTGGTCGAAGGCGGCACGTTCTGCCTGTCCAATCGGCTCGGTGACGTCGAACCGGGCAAGCCGCACGGATTGTTCTTCCGGGACGCGCGCGTGCTGTCCCGCTGGGAGTTGCTGGTGAACGGCAAGCCCGCCGAGTCGCTTTCGGTGCTCAGTCCGGAGGCGTTCGCCGCCAGGTTCGTGTTGCGCAGGCCCCCGCAAGCGGGCCTGGCCGACAGCACGCTGCTGGTGGTGCGCGAACGGATCGTGGCCGACGGCATGCACGAGCTGATCACGTTGGAGAACATGGGCCGCGAACCCACCGCGGTGCTGCTGGAACTGCATGTGGATGCCGACTTCGTCGATCTCTTCGCGGTGAAGGAGGGCCGCGCGGGGCACGCGCGGGCCGACGTGACGGTCGCCGACGGCGAACTCGTGCTGCACGATCACGCCGACCGCAGCCGGGGGATCTCGATCTCGGCGACCGTGGAACCGGAAGTTCTCCCGGGTTCGCTGCTGTGGCGGGTGATCGTGCCGGTCGGCGAATGCTGGCAGACCGAGATCATCGCGCAGCCGACGGTGGGCAATCAGCGCTTCCAAGCGATCTCGCCGGGCGAGCACTACGGGGTCAGCGCGCCGGGCCGCAAGATCGAGGCGTGGCGTGACACCGCCACCGACATCGCCGCGTCCGACCCGGCGCTCACCCGGGTGCTGCGCCGCACCGAAAGCGATTTGGGCGCGTTGCAGATGCACGACGAATCCGGCGATGCCCGGCCGTTCGTCGCCGCGGGCGCGCCGTGGTTCATGACCCTGTTCGGGCGCGACAGCCTGCTCACCGCGTGGATGGCGCTGCCGCTGGAGGTCGATCTGGCGCTGGGCACGTTGCAGCAGCTGGCGGAACTGCAAGGCCAGGACGTCAACCCGCTCACCGAAGAGGAACCAGGACGCATCATGCACGAGATGCGCCGCGGCCCGGCTGGCGGGCAGGTCTTCGGCGGCAACATCTACTACGGGACCGCCGACGCCACACCGCTGTTCGTGATGCTGCTCGCCGAATGCCATCGCTGGGGCGCCGACCCGGAGGCGATCCGGCAGATGCTGCCCGCCGCCGACGCCGCGCTGCGCTGGATCACCGACTACGGCGACCGGGACGGGGACGGCTTCGTCGAGTACCGCCGCGCCACCGACCGCGGCCTGATCAACCAGGGCTGGAAGGACAGCTTCGACGGAATCAACGACGCCACCGGCCATATCGCCGAGGCGCCCATCGCGCTGTGCGAGGTACAGGGTTACGTGCACGCCGCGATGCTGGCCAGGGCCGAGCTGGCCGAGGCGTTCGACGACCCGCGGCTGGCCGGCCTGCTGCGCGAACGCGCCGCGGAGTTGCGCGTCAAGTTCGCCGAGCAGTTCTGGCTGCCCGACCGCGGCTGGTACGCCGTGGCGCTGGACGGCGGTAAGCGTCAGGTCGACGCGCTGACCAGCAACGTCGCGCATTGCCTCTGGTCGGGCATCGCCACCGACGAGCACGCGGCGGAAGTCGTGGCGCGCCTGGCCGGTCCGGAGATGGACTCCGGCTTCGGACTGCGCACTTTGGCGTCGAACATGGGCGCCTACAACCCGATGAGCTATCACTGCGGCTCGGTGTGGCCGCACGACACGGCGATCGCGGTGGCGGGCCTGCTGCGCTACCGGCACGTGCCCGGCGCGGTCGAGCTGGCGACGCGGCTGGCCACCGGTCTGCTGGACGCGGCGGCGGTGTTCGACGGGCGCCTGCCGGAGTT
Above is a genomic segment from Nocardia sputorum containing:
- a CDS encoding PstS family phosphate ABC transporter substrate-binding protein is translated as MGDFPLEIVLALIGIAVPVGAFLWEFVFAGRRRLGYRVQMDTPVTGEIESVFPGVLPQLRPSSDGASPDLKDISVVLVRIENSGVTTIDTHDYKAPDAARIGLHLRFPQRRVIGMAVNELSDPALADNLDADSGIAVREDTGGHIGVIDLPKVPLGPGDHYKILAILQRSEGVGEYPQPVLRGGIKGGRITETRSRTGIPLMMVALTVFLVLVIVVQLVVAALEPSPTPLNCASGKLTVVGSSAFGPVLEEAARQYRKRCTEADFAFGFEGTERGLDRLAEEGAGNAGLLAITDGAKGSGYPALVHRPLALSLFALVVHPGVGVRGLTVAQVQDLYRGKIGNWRAVGGPDLPVVLVNRTPGSGSRNTLERRLLDGSQPDRSHLSCTALKGTVITEPAHCEVQVTADMRKAVAEIPGAIGYAEFSEAVDAGLPTLVIDGVAPGRDAAVRRTYPFWGVEYAYSNGELPGDSLAASFLHFLTDQTGKEVLRAHGNAPCADLPDPGRCLPDR
- a CDS encoding glycosyltransferase family 4 protein, which produces MPSCDYLSTDRSSGPFRIAMVVPPYFDVPPKAYGGVEAVVADLVDALVARGHDVTLLGAGEPGTKAKFVPVWERALPERLGEPFPEVVHALRVRRAIEELVATSGIDLVHDHTFAGPLNATVFQNMGLPTVLTVHGPVEDDIYRYYQDLGDEVALVAISDRQRELAPGLNWSGRVHNALHVDDWPFRVEKDDYALFLGRFNECKAPHLALEAAHAAGIPLVLAGKCSERPEQAYFEAKVRPLLTENDHVFGLADAAAKRKLLANARCLLFPIRWEEPFGMVMIESMVCGTPVVALRGGAVSEVIVDGVTGRICEDPAELPAAIEEVRSIDPYACRAHVQANFGSDTLGFGYEQVYRRVLRSKKRFGAAPVDLAAPAAAPLDDAPAPGAAPIRIAASG
- a CDS encoding amylo-alpha-1,6-glucosidase translates to MTDSAPLSPAPLNSGEPTGFGGCGSVTLVEGGTFCLSNRLGDVEPGKPHGLFFRDARVLSRWELLVNGKPAESLSVLSPEAFAARFVLRRPPQAGLADSTLLVVRERIVADGMHELITLENMGREPTAVLLELHVDADFVDLFAVKEGRAGHARADVTVADGELVLHDHADRSRGISISATVEPEVLPGSLLWRVIVPVGECWQTEIIAQPTVGNQRFQAISPGEHYGVSAPGRKIEAWRDTATDIAASDPALTRVLRRTESDLGALQMHDESGDARPFVAAGAPWFMTLFGRDSLLTAWMALPLEVDLALGTLQQLAELQGQDVNPLTEEEPGRIMHEMRRGPAGGQVFGGNIYYGTADATPLFVMLLAECHRWGADPEAIRQMLPAADAALRWITDYGDRDGDGFVEYRRATDRGLINQGWKDSFDGINDATGHIAEAPIALCEVQGYVHAAMLARAELAEAFDDPRLAGLLRERAAELRVKFAEQFWLPDRGWYAVALDGGKRQVDALTSNVAHCLWSGIATDEHAAEVVARLAGPEMDSGFGLRTLASNMGAYNPMSYHCGSVWPHDTAIAVAGLLRYRHVPGAVELATRLATGLLDAAAVFDGRLPELFCGFPRSRFATPVPYPTSCSPQAWASAAPLLLVRAFLGLDPDAPTRTLSVRPQLPARWGKVSLRALRLGATTVDLEAEGAQITAARLPDDWRLVTR